A portion of the Microlunatus phosphovorus NM-1 genome contains these proteins:
- a CDS encoding PEP/pyruvate-binding domain-containing protein — MAVMTHTDFIHPLNVPGGELSLLGGKGEALVRLTEAGFNVPDGFCLTTDAYTAFVAANGLGPVIADLTRTLDPDDLAAVERVSGIITTGFEAGDVPSSVVNQVRGGYAALGHVRVGVRSSATTEDLPTASFAGQQDSFLDIGDIGSLLQAVRRCWASVWSPRALVYRARQGVSNADVAVAVVVQRMINAQVSGVLFTVDPVTGLDSAITINSAWGLGQAVVDGDVSPDTFVIDRRSGRLTKQRTGTKEVMAVRSARGITLARVPQNLRHRPSLSKAQALRLARLGRRIEAVFQQPVDVEWCRVDSELHVLQARPVTAAGRTDPWNDSYRGDFLWSNTNVGEAIPDVMTPASWSMVQVFLRDAMATASIPPYVGYGRIAGHIYLNVSVMKTLSGIVGVNEKSFRSLTEEVFGHLPDDVVIPPVPASWSTVMRSVVPVGLHVLSEVHRDVRKLDDYLAEHPALCSRRRTEIAEITEPAALARMWRKTLEPEFHKASLMLSAATRSSGASFVTTRKRLQGMVGPIGANAVTTGLGGEAGQLASMDLIKGLDLLDAGKIDEATFNERYGHRGPHEFEISQPRSGEDPAWLSAQRGQRTPEVQAGVEARQEKQAQVRELAWIRLGRKFPLQAWVVRRQVAQWGRIARNRELARSEVIRYFWVLRAFALRAGELTGLGDDIFFLELPEILDALAGDVLDADEIKLRRKVYDDYVALPPLPGLIRGRFDPFAWAKNPSSRVDPRAVSASEKAPAGGDVAATVSGFPGSAGIVEGTARVIISAAEGARLKPGDILVTNVTNVGWTPLFPRAAAVVTNVGAPLSHAAIVARELGIPAVVGCGNATEVIADGDRVRVDGSTGRVSVLRS, encoded by the coding sequence ATGGCCGTGATGACGCATACCGACTTCATCCACCCGTTGAACGTGCCGGGTGGGGAGTTGTCGCTGCTCGGCGGCAAGGGCGAGGCCCTCGTGCGGCTGACCGAGGCCGGCTTCAACGTGCCGGACGGGTTCTGCCTGACCACCGACGCGTACACCGCCTTCGTCGCCGCGAACGGACTCGGTCCGGTCATCGCGGATCTCACCCGCACGCTCGACCCGGACGATCTGGCGGCCGTCGAGCGAGTGTCGGGGATCATCACCACCGGTTTCGAGGCCGGCGACGTACCTTCCAGCGTGGTCAACCAGGTTCGCGGCGGCTATGCCGCGCTCGGTCATGTCCGGGTCGGGGTGCGGTCGTCGGCGACCACGGAGGACCTGCCGACCGCTTCCTTCGCGGGCCAGCAGGACAGCTTCCTCGACATCGGCGACATCGGGTCGCTGCTGCAGGCGGTACGCCGGTGCTGGGCCTCGGTCTGGTCGCCGCGGGCGCTGGTCTATCGGGCACGGCAGGGCGTCTCCAACGCCGACGTGGCAGTGGCCGTCGTCGTCCAGCGGATGATCAACGCCCAGGTCTCCGGGGTGCTGTTCACGGTCGACCCGGTGACCGGCCTGGACAGTGCGATCACGATCAACTCCGCCTGGGGGCTCGGCCAGGCCGTGGTGGACGGGGATGTCAGCCCCGACACCTTCGTGATCGACCGACGCTCCGGCCGGCTGACCAAGCAGCGCACCGGGACCAAGGAGGTGATGGCCGTCCGGTCCGCCCGCGGCATCACCTTGGCCCGGGTGCCGCAGAATCTGCGACACCGGCCCAGTTTGTCGAAGGCGCAAGCACTTCGGCTGGCTCGCCTGGGGCGGCGGATCGAGGCTGTCTTCCAGCAGCCGGTGGATGTCGAATGGTGCCGGGTCGATTCCGAACTGCATGTGCTGCAGGCTCGGCCGGTCACCGCGGCCGGCCGGACCGACCCCTGGAACGACAGCTACCGGGGCGACTTCCTGTGGAGCAATACCAATGTCGGCGAGGCGATCCCGGATGTGATGACCCCGGCCAGTTGGTCGATGGTCCAGGTCTTCCTCCGCGATGCGATGGCGACCGCCTCGATCCCGCCGTACGTCGGCTATGGCCGGATCGCCGGCCACATCTACCTCAACGTCAGCGTGATGAAGACCCTCAGCGGCATCGTGGGGGTCAACGAGAAGAGTTTCCGATCCCTGACCGAGGAGGTCTTCGGTCATCTTCCCGATGATGTGGTGATCCCACCGGTGCCCGCGTCCTGGTCGACGGTGATGCGGTCGGTGGTGCCGGTCGGGCTGCACGTGCTGTCGGAGGTCCATCGAGATGTACGCAAGCTCGACGACTATCTGGCCGAGCATCCCGCGCTGTGCTCCCGGCGGCGCACCGAGATCGCCGAGATCACCGAGCCTGCGGCCCTGGCGAGAATGTGGCGCAAGACGCTGGAGCCGGAGTTCCACAAGGCCAGCCTGATGCTCTCGGCGGCCACCCGGAGCAGCGGTGCCTCCTTCGTCACTACGCGCAAACGACTGCAGGGCATGGTCGGTCCGATCGGCGCGAACGCGGTGACCACCGGACTCGGCGGCGAGGCCGGCCAACTCGCCAGCATGGATCTGATCAAGGGTCTGGATCTGCTCGATGCCGGGAAGATCGACGAGGCCACCTTCAACGAGCGTTACGGCCATCGCGGGCCGCACGAGTTCGAGATCTCCCAGCCCAGGTCCGGGGAGGACCCGGCCTGGTTGTCGGCGCAGCGCGGCCAGCGCACCCCCGAGGTGCAGGCCGGCGTCGAGGCTCGGCAGGAGAAGCAGGCCCAGGTGCGGGAGCTGGCCTGGATCCGACTGGGACGCAAGTTCCCACTGCAGGCGTGGGTGGTGCGCCGACAGGTTGCTCAGTGGGGACGGATCGCCCGCAATCGCGAGCTCGCCCGAAGCGAGGTCATCCGCTATTTCTGGGTGCTCCGGGCCTTCGCGCTCCGAGCCGGCGAGTTGACCGGCCTGGGCGACGACATCTTCTTCCTGGAACTGCCGGAGATCCTCGATGCGTTGGCCGGGGACGTGCTCGACGCCGACGAGATCAAGCTCCGCCGGAAGGTCTACGACGACTACGTGGCGCTGCCGCCGCTGCCCGGACTGATCCGGGGACGGTTCGATCCGTTCGCCTGGGCCAAGAACCCGAGCAGCCGGGTGGATCCGCGCGCGGTCAGCGCCAGCGAGAAGGCTCCGGCCGGTGGTGACGTCGCGGCCACGGTCAGCGGCTTCCCCGGTTCGGCCGGCATCGTCGAGGGCACCGCGCGGGTGATCATCTCGGCGGCCGAGGGCGCCCGGTTGAAGCCTGGCGACATCCTGGTCACCAATGTCACGAACGTGGGCTGGACGCCGCTGTTCCCGCGAGCGGCTGCGGTCGTCACCAATGTCGGCGCCCCGCTCTCGCACGCGGCGATCGTGGCTCGCGAGCTCGGCATCCCGGCGGTGGTCGGTTGCGGCAACGCGACCGAGGTGATCGCCGATGGTGATCGGGTCCGGGTCGACGGCTCCACCGGCCGGGTCTCGGTGCTGCGATCCTGA
- a CDS encoding DNA-3-methyladenine glycosylase has protein sequence MNSSHHPPRDRLLGPVELVAPTILGATLSHAGVTVRITEVEAYAGERDPASHAYRGETARNAVMFGPPGHLYVYFTYGMHHACNVVCGPAGVGTGALVRAGEVVDGCELARDRRGARVRERDLARGPGRLAQALGITLADGGADLFADGPARLVLDAYPPEFVATGPRVGVSLAADVPWRFWIAGDPYVSDYKRSPRAP, from the coding sequence TTGAATTCCTCCCACCACCCACCCCGGGATCGGCTGCTGGGCCCTGTCGAGCTGGTCGCGCCGACCATTCTCGGGGCGACGCTGTCGCACGCCGGGGTGACCGTGCGGATCACCGAGGTCGAGGCGTATGCGGGGGAGCGGGACCCCGCCTCGCATGCTTATCGAGGCGAGACCGCGCGAAACGCGGTGATGTTCGGTCCGCCGGGGCATCTGTATGTCTACTTCACCTACGGCATGCATCACGCCTGCAATGTGGTCTGCGGGCCGGCCGGCGTCGGCACCGGAGCGTTGGTCCGTGCCGGCGAGGTGGTCGATGGCTGTGAGTTGGCTCGGGATCGGCGCGGTGCGCGGGTCCGGGAACGCGATCTGGCCCGTGGACCGGGCCGGCTGGCCCAGGCGTTGGGCATCACGCTGGCCGACGGCGGTGCCGATCTGTTCGCGGACGGTCCCGCACGGCTGGTGCTGGACGCCTATCCCCCGGAGTTCGTTGCAACAGGCCCGCGGGTCGGGGTCAGCCTGGCCGCCGATGTGCCCTGGCGGTTCTGGATCGCCGGCGATCCGTACGTCTCGGACTACAAGCGCAGCCCGCGCGCGCCTTGA
- a CDS encoding adenylyltransferase/cytidyltransferase family protein, whose amino-acid sequence MAKTVITFGTFDVLHVGHVRVLNRAAAYGDRLVVGVSSDALNFSKKGRNPVFSQDERVELVSNLKVVDEVFVEESLELKKDYILQHEADVLVMGDDWTGRFDWVSDVCEVVYLPRTPSVSTTAIIEHIVTTRPIG is encoded by the coding sequence ATGGCCAAGACCGTGATCACGTTCGGCACTTTCGACGTGCTGCACGTCGGCCATGTCCGGGTCCTGAACCGCGCTGCAGCGTACGGTGACCGGTTGGTGGTCGGGGTCTCCTCCGACGCTCTGAACTTTTCCAAGAAGGGCCGCAATCCGGTCTTCTCCCAGGACGAGCGAGTTGAACTGGTGTCCAACCTCAAGGTCGTCGACGAGGTGTTCGTCGAGGAGAGCCTGGAACTCAAAAAGGACTACATCCTCCAGCATGAGGCCGATGTGCTGGTGATGGGCGACGACTGGACGGGCCGATTCGACTGGGTGTCCGACGTCTGCGAGGTCGTCTATTTGCCGCGCACGCCGTCGGTCTCCACCACAGCGATCATCGAGCACATCGTCACCACCCGCCCGATCGGCTAG
- a CDS encoding mercuric reductase, with amino-acid sequence MSHYDAIVIGAGQAGPSVAAALAAEGDHVLLVEMDRVGGTCLNHGCRPTKALRASAVVAHQARRATEYGVYTGQVEVDFPAAIQRVHTLIDDMRDGLHSWLLSIDGLELDTRTATLIGDPTGREHRVTVGDQTHASGRIYLDLGGRAAIPAIPGLDTVQYLTEVELLRLTALPRHLVIVGGGYIGLEFGQMFRRFGSEVTILAGSGIAAREDPDVAQALHDILTGEGVVIRNTRPTRVGPDGDGIRVETDDGGEPVIGSHLLVATGRTSNLDLLGPDHGLATDERGFVRIGPRYETSLPGIWALGDVNGHGAFTHTAYQDSQILLTPPRTVTGRVTTYAMFTDPPLGRVGMTNAEAGASGRQVLVAETPMSAVSRARLEGETAGLMRILVDADTEEILGATILGMQADDVVQIVGLALQAGISYPILRDALPIHPTVAEFLPSILGSLKPLE; translated from the coding sequence ATGAGTCACTACGACGCGATCGTGATCGGAGCCGGGCAAGCAGGACCGAGTGTGGCGGCGGCCCTGGCGGCCGAGGGCGACCACGTGCTGCTGGTGGAGATGGATCGCGTCGGAGGCACCTGCCTGAACCACGGGTGTCGGCCGACCAAAGCGCTGCGAGCCAGCGCTGTGGTCGCCCATCAGGCACGGCGAGCAACCGAGTACGGCGTCTACACCGGCCAGGTCGAGGTCGACTTCCCGGCCGCGATCCAGCGGGTGCACACGCTGATCGACGACATGCGCGACGGCCTGCACAGCTGGCTGCTGAGCATCGACGGGCTCGAGTTGGATACTCGAACCGCCACCCTGATCGGCGATCCCACCGGTCGGGAGCATCGGGTCACGGTCGGCGATCAGACGCACGCCTCCGGCCGGATCTATCTCGATCTCGGCGGCCGGGCTGCCATCCCGGCGATCCCAGGCCTGGACACAGTGCAGTACCTGACCGAGGTCGAACTACTCCGGCTGACTGCGCTCCCGCGCCACCTGGTGATCGTCGGCGGGGGCTACATCGGGCTGGAATTCGGCCAGATGTTCCGCCGGTTCGGCTCCGAGGTCACGATCCTGGCCGGCAGCGGCATCGCCGCCCGCGAGGATCCCGACGTCGCGCAGGCGCTGCACGACATCCTCACCGGCGAGGGCGTGGTCATCCGCAACACCCGACCGACCCGGGTCGGACCAGACGGCGACGGCATCCGCGTCGAGACCGACGACGGCGGCGAGCCGGTCATCGGATCGCACCTGCTGGTGGCCACCGGCCGGACCTCGAACCTCGATCTGCTGGGACCGGACCACGGCCTGGCCACCGACGAGCGCGGATTCGTCCGGATCGGACCTCGCTACGAGACCTCGCTGCCCGGCATCTGGGCTCTGGGCGACGTGAACGGTCACGGCGCGTTCACCCACACCGCCTACCAGGACAGCCAGATCCTGCTGACTCCGCCGCGCACGGTGACCGGGCGGGTGACCACGTACGCGATGTTCACCGACCCGCCGCTCGGCCGGGTCGGGATGACCAACGCCGAAGCCGGAGCCTCAGGCCGCCAGGTGCTGGTCGCTGAGACGCCGATGTCCGCGGTCAGCCGGGCCCGCCTGGAGGGCGAGACCGCCGGTCTGATGCGGATCCTGGTGGACGCCGACACCGAGGAAATCCTGGGCGCCACCATCCTCGGGATGCAGGCCGACGACGTCGTCCAGATCGTCGGACTCGCGCTGCAGGCCGGGATCAGCTACCCGATCCTGCGCGACGCCTTGCCGATCCACCCGACGGTCGCCGAGTTCCTACCGTCAATCCTGGGCTCCCTGAAGCCGCTGGAATGA
- a CDS encoding SH3 domain-containing protein: protein MRVQPRRALKTPFGVRAARVAGPAVVAGALITTAAVSAWPNPSLASVPVEDIPLASASPSATVPAAESQRGDRAVRADRSRIRAALTEADEKVLMLEAASKKAAAEARKAAAERRTKELRESIIGSRYTTAALKVRTKPAKNAKSVDVIDSAKKIKVTGTVEKGYRQIVVDGKARWVTNEYLSKKKPSADSAAGVSGAACSKSSGIESGLVSNAKLVYRAICAAFPEVSSYGGRRASNDFHGTGQAVDAMISDSAAGWRLANWVRAHASELGVSEVIYSQKIWTVQRSGEGWRGMSDRGSATANHYDHVHVSVY, encoded by the coding sequence GTGCGAGTACAGCCCCGTCGGGCACTCAAGACGCCCTTTGGCGTCCGCGCTGCCCGAGTCGCTGGGCCGGCGGTCGTTGCCGGCGCACTGATCACCACCGCAGCGGTCTCGGCATGGCCGAATCCGTCGCTGGCGTCTGTCCCGGTCGAGGACATTCCGCTTGCGTCGGCGTCGCCGTCCGCGACCGTCCCAGCGGCGGAGTCGCAGCGCGGGGATCGAGCCGTGCGCGCCGATCGCAGCCGGATCCGAGCCGCCCTGACCGAGGCCGACGAGAAGGTCCTCATGCTCGAGGCGGCGTCCAAGAAGGCAGCCGCGGAGGCCAGGAAGGCTGCCGCCGAGCGCCGGACGAAGGAATTGCGGGAGAGCATCATCGGCTCGCGCTACACCACGGCGGCCCTCAAGGTGCGGACCAAGCCCGCCAAGAACGCGAAGTCGGTCGACGTCATCGACTCCGCCAAGAAGATCAAGGTCACCGGGACCGTCGAGAAGGGTTACCGGCAGATCGTGGTCGACGGCAAGGCTCGCTGGGTCACCAATGAGTACCTGAGCAAGAAGAAGCCGTCGGCGGACTCGGCCGCCGGCGTCTCCGGTGCGGCCTGCAGCAAGAGCAGCGGCATCGAATCGGGCCTGGTGTCGAACGCCAAGTTGGTCTACCGCGCCATCTGCGCCGCCTTCCCGGAGGTCAGCTCGTACGGCGGTCGTCGGGCCAGCAACGACTTCCACGGCACTGGCCAAGCCGTCGACGCGATGATCTCTGACTCGGCCGCCGGGTGGCGGCTGGCGAACTGGGTACGTGCCCACGCCTCCGAACTCGGCGTCAGCGAGGTCATCTACTCCCAGAAGATCTGGACCGTGCAGCGCTCCGGCGAAGGCTGGCGCGGCATGTCCGACCGCGGCTCGGCGACCGCCAACCACTACGACCACGTGCACGTCAGCGTCTACTGA
- the panB gene encoding 3-methyl-2-oxobutanoate hydroxymethyltransferase encodes MSRTTADVPARRIRIPDLQQAKQRHERWAMLTSYDTYTAALFEQAGVWALLVGDSAANTVYGYDSTLPITVDELIPLARAVVRSTNRALVVADLPFGSYERGPDQALGTAIRFMKETGAHAVKLEGGVRVVEQIRKVVSAGIPVMGHIGFTPQSEHALGGYRVQGRGGDAADRVLADAHAVAEAGAFAVVLEMVPVDVAKRVTAEIPIPTVGIGAGPDCDAQVLVWQDMLGLRTGKLPRFVKRYANLDSVISEAVEHYVTDVRDGSFPSEEHAFTGGWS; translated from the coding sequence GTGTCGCGGACGACCGCAGACGTACCCGCTCGCCGGATCAGGATCCCCGACCTCCAGCAGGCCAAGCAGCGTCATGAGCGTTGGGCGATGCTGACCAGCTATGACACCTACACCGCGGCCCTGTTCGAGCAGGCCGGTGTCTGGGCGCTGCTGGTCGGTGACTCCGCCGCCAACACCGTCTACGGCTACGACTCCACCCTGCCGATCACGGTCGATGAACTGATCCCTCTCGCCCGCGCGGTGGTCCGGAGCACCAACCGGGCGCTGGTGGTGGCCGACCTGCCGTTCGGTTCGTACGAGAGGGGCCCCGACCAGGCGTTGGGGACCGCGATCCGGTTCATGAAGGAGACCGGTGCGCACGCGGTCAAGCTCGAGGGCGGCGTGCGTGTCGTCGAGCAGATTCGCAAGGTGGTCAGCGCAGGCATCCCGGTGATGGGACATATCGGTTTCACGCCGCAGAGTGAGCATGCCCTCGGCGGCTACCGCGTCCAGGGCCGGGGCGGCGATGCCGCCGACCGGGTTCTCGCCGACGCCCACGCGGTCGCCGAGGCGGGCGCGTTCGCCGTCGTCTTGGAGATGGTGCCCGTCGACGTGGCCAAGCGGGTGACCGCCGAGATCCCCATCCCGACCGTCGGGATCGGCGCCGGCCCGGACTGCGACGCGCAGGTGCTCGTCTGGCAGGACATGCTCGGGCTGCGGACGGGAAAGCTGCCTCGCTTCGTCAAGCGGTACGCCAACCTGGACAGCGTGATCAGCGAAGCAGTCGAGCACTACGTCACCGACGTGCGTGACGGATCCTTCCCGAGCGAGGAGCATGCCTTCACCGGAGGATGGTCGTGA
- a CDS encoding TetR/AcrR family transcriptional regulator codes for MAYDNSARTAAARATRARVLSAARVSFLEHGFAGTTIRLVAEEAEVSQETIYKTFGGKAGLLKAVYDTALVADDEEVPLAQRPEALAVFNATGPVEAVTAYAKLAQVISERVDPLLRVFLGSSDTDATLASFARTISEERRMGSAIWVRHWHAAGWLREDLEVEKAADILWALNSNEPRWLLQDQGWTPDEFTAWLADTFRHALLR; via the coding sequence GTGGCCTACGACAACAGCGCCCGCACCGCCGCTGCCCGAGCAACACGAGCCCGCGTCCTCAGTGCGGCTCGTGTGTCGTTCCTCGAGCACGGGTTCGCCGGCACGACCATCCGGCTCGTCGCCGAGGAAGCTGAGGTGTCACAAGAGACGATCTACAAGACCTTCGGCGGCAAGGCCGGACTCCTGAAGGCGGTGTACGACACCGCGCTCGTCGCCGACGACGAGGAGGTGCCGCTCGCCCAGCGGCCGGAGGCACTCGCGGTGTTCAACGCCACCGGCCCCGTCGAAGCCGTCACCGCCTACGCCAAGCTGGCCCAGGTGATCTCCGAACGCGTCGATCCGCTCCTCCGCGTGTTTCTGGGCTCAAGCGACACCGACGCCACGCTGGCCTCCTTCGCCCGCACGATCAGCGAGGAACGACGGATGGGAAGCGCCATCTGGGTCCGACACTGGCACGCCGCCGGCTGGCTGCGCGAGGACCTCGAGGTGGAGAAGGCCGCCGACATCCTCTGGGCACTGAACTCCAACGAGCCCCGCTGGCTCCTGCAGGACCAAGGCTGGACCCCAGACGAGTTCACCGCCTGGTTGGCCGACACCTTTCGCCACGCCCTGCTCCGCTGA
- a CDS encoding MalY/PatB family protein → MDNPFARYTFADLVGRRTLKWQAYPSGVIPMWVAEMDTDLAEPVREAVIDAVRRGEVGYPSGRAYPEALAGFAAELWDWPIDPDTLRHTTDVITGMAHVAELVTPADGVLVITTPIYPPFLSLPVLTKRAVQYVSQTEAGRLDLEALAATFAAIRAEGLQPTLLLCNPYNPTGVAHTRAELTALATLAGEYGARVVSDEIHAPIVHPGVVFTPYLSVPGAERAYAVHSASKAFNLPGLKAALIVPGAEAIAELTEGLPPVVDMSASSMGILAHAVALSEGRSWLTEHLNGLAANRALLADLLAEQLPAVRWREPEATYLAWLDCRALDLGDDPAAVFLERSQVGLSSGLAFGPDGEGHVRLNFATAPSTLTEVVTRMRSVASGREAERVLGAQPNSE, encoded by the coding sequence GTGGACAATCCCTTCGCGCGCTACACCTTCGCCGATCTGGTCGGTCGTCGGACCCTGAAGTGGCAGGCGTATCCGTCCGGCGTGATCCCGATGTGGGTGGCCGAGATGGACACCGATCTGGCCGAACCGGTACGCGAGGCGGTGATCGACGCCGTGCGCCGGGGAGAGGTGGGCTATCCCAGCGGACGGGCCTATCCCGAGGCACTGGCCGGCTTCGCCGCCGAGCTGTGGGACTGGCCGATCGATCCGGACACCTTGCGGCACACCACGGATGTGATCACGGGAATGGCGCATGTCGCCGAGCTCGTCACCCCAGCAGACGGTGTGCTCGTCATCACCACGCCGATCTATCCGCCGTTCCTGTCTCTGCCCGTGCTCACCAAGCGGGCCGTTCAGTATGTGTCGCAGACCGAAGCGGGGCGCCTCGACCTCGAGGCACTGGCGGCCACGTTTGCGGCGATCAGAGCGGAGGGACTCCAGCCCACCCTGCTGCTGTGCAATCCGTACAACCCCACCGGCGTGGCGCACACCCGTGCGGAGCTGACCGCACTCGCGACGCTGGCGGGAGAGTACGGCGCCCGCGTCGTCTCCGACGAGATCCACGCCCCGATCGTCCATCCGGGTGTGGTGTTCACGCCGTATCTGTCGGTGCCCGGAGCCGAACGCGCGTACGCCGTCCACTCGGCATCCAAGGCGTTCAATCTGCCCGGGCTCAAGGCGGCCCTGATCGTGCCCGGTGCGGAGGCGATCGCCGAGCTGACCGAGGGACTGCCGCCGGTGGTCGACATGAGCGCCAGCTCGATGGGCATCCTTGCCCACGCGGTCGCGCTGAGCGAGGGACGGAGCTGGCTGACCGAGCACCTCAACGGGCTGGCGGCCAACCGGGCCCTACTTGCCGACCTGCTCGCCGAGCAACTGCCGGCCGTACGCTGGCGCGAGCCCGAGGCGACCTATCTCGCCTGGCTGGACTGTCGAGCACTCGACTTGGGCGATGACCCGGCCGCGGTCTTTCTCGAGCGGAGCCAGGTTGGGCTCAGCAGCGGCCTGGCGTTCGGTCCGGATGGCGAGGGCCATGTGCGACTGAACTTCGCCACCGCGCCGAGCACGCTGACCGAGGTCGTGACCCGAATGCGCTCCGTCGCGAGCGGCCGTGAGGCGGAGCGAGTCCTGGGAGCGCAGCCGAATAGCGAGTGA
- a CDS encoding Gfo/Idh/MocA family protein — translation MVNASTRRRVAILGAGMIGEVHRRAALLAGAEIVGVMASTPERSAAVATAWGVEQAYGSIDDVLASDVEIAHICTPNSSHVPYATALMESGKHVLCEKPLGVGLADARHAAEVAERTGMVNTMPFAYRFHPMVRELRARVQSAEFGAVNLMHGSYLQDWLLNPRATSWRVDPAAGGPSRAFGDIGSHWCDLVEWVTGDRIAELVSTTSITVKQRPAATAASFSAVASDAPLIDVTTEDSALIMFRTAKDVAGSAVISQLSAGRKNRLWIEVDGMHQSAVFDQEQPERLWIGEDTASHLLVRDPNQGSAEQRRLATLPAGHAQGYAQCFEAYVADSYAAVDAYQGRGEVPDGLPTFTDGARAAAICDAMLRSAVSRTWVTVEG, via the coding sequence ATGGTGAACGCGTCCACACGACGACGAGTGGCGATCCTCGGTGCCGGCATGATCGGGGAGGTCCATCGTCGAGCTGCCCTGCTGGCCGGTGCGGAGATCGTCGGGGTCATGGCTTCGACTCCCGAGCGGTCGGCCGCGGTGGCGACGGCCTGGGGCGTCGAGCAGGCGTACGGCAGCATCGACGACGTGCTGGCCAGCGATGTGGAGATCGCCCACATCTGCACCCCGAACTCCTCCCATGTGCCGTACGCGACCGCGCTGATGGAGTCCGGCAAGCATGTGCTGTGCGAGAAGCCGCTCGGAGTGGGTCTGGCCGATGCGCGCCATGCGGCCGAGGTCGCAGAGCGCACCGGCATGGTGAACACGATGCCGTTCGCCTATCGCTTCCATCCGATGGTCCGCGAGCTGCGGGCTCGGGTGCAGAGCGCGGAGTTCGGTGCGGTCAACCTGATGCACGGTAGCTACCTGCAGGACTGGTTGCTCAACCCGCGGGCCACGTCCTGGCGCGTCGATCCTGCGGCCGGTGGGCCGTCCAGGGCGTTCGGCGACATCGGCTCGCACTGGTGCGACCTGGTCGAGTGGGTGACCGGTGATCGGATCGCCGAACTGGTGTCGACGACCTCGATCACGGTCAAGCAACGGCCGGCGGCGACCGCAGCGAGTTTTTCCGCGGTGGCCAGCGATGCTCCGCTGATCGATGTGACCACCGAGGACTCCGCGCTGATCATGTTCCGGACCGCCAAGGACGTGGCCGGCTCCGCGGTGATCAGCCAGTTGAGCGCCGGCCGCAAGAACCGGCTGTGGATCGAGGTCGACGGTATGCACCAGAGTGCGGTGTTCGATCAGGAGCAGCCGGAGCGGCTGTGGATCGGAGAGGACACGGCCTCCCACCTCCTGGTCCGCGATCCCAATCAGGGGAGCGCTGAGCAACGGCGGCTGGCGACGCTGCCGGCTGGCCACGCGCAGGGGTATGCCCAGTGTTTCGAAGCCTACGTCGCGGACTCCTATGCCGCCGTGGACGCGTACCAGGGCCGAGGAGAGGTGCCGGACGGGCTGCCGACGTTCACCGACGGTGCCCGAGCCGCAGCGATCTGTGACGCGATGCTACGGTCGGCAGTCAGCCGCACCTGGGTCACTGTGGAGGGCTGA
- the panC gene encoding pantoate--beta-alanine ligase, whose translation MVVKVAASISELELARSELMAGATPPVIAYVPTMGALHDGHLSLVRLARGIADVVIMSIFVNPLQFGPNEDYAKYPRTLERDLKKAKKAGVDLVFTPTVAEIYPAGRQVSVKAGAIGEVLEGAFRPGHFDGVLTVVLKLLNIVRPSVAIFGRKDAQQLACIRRMVRDLNVDVDIVGAPIVREEDGLAMSSRNRFLSPAERASALVLSASLRAAAQEPAPAAALAAASRLLTVAVDAGEIEVDYISVVNGTTMAPLPDDYTGPGLAVVAARVGTTRLIDNIELVFPGPERP comes from the coding sequence ATGGTCGTGAAGGTCGCGGCCAGCATCTCCGAGTTGGAACTGGCTCGATCAGAGCTGATGGCCGGCGCCACCCCGCCCGTGATCGCGTACGTGCCGACCATGGGCGCGCTGCACGACGGGCATCTGTCTCTCGTCCGGCTGGCCCGCGGGATCGCCGATGTGGTGATCATGAGCATCTTCGTGAATCCGTTGCAGTTCGGACCCAACGAGGACTACGCGAAATATCCGCGAACGCTGGAGCGTGACCTGAAGAAGGCCAAGAAGGCCGGCGTCGACCTGGTCTTCACGCCGACCGTCGCGGAGATCTATCCGGCGGGGCGTCAGGTCAGCGTCAAGGCCGGAGCGATCGGCGAGGTGCTGGAGGGTGCGTTCCGACCGGGCCATTTCGACGGCGTGCTGACCGTGGTGCTGAAACTCCTCAACATCGTCCGACCCAGTGTGGCGATCTTCGGCCGCAAGGACGCCCAGCAGCTGGCCTGCATCCGGCGGATGGTGCGTGATCTCAATGTCGACGTCGACATCGTCGGGGCGCCGATCGTACGCGAGGAGGACGGGCTCGCCATGTCGAGCAGGAACCGGTTCCTCAGCCCGGCCGAACGCGCCTCTGCTCTGGTGCTGAGTGCCTCGCTTCGGGCCGCGGCGCAGGAGCCCGCTCCGGCTGCTGCATTGGCGGCGGCATCACGTCTGCTGACGGTCGCGGTCGATGCCGGCGAGATCGAGGTGGACTACATCAGCGTCGTGAACGGCACGACGATGGCGCCGCTGCCCGACGACTACACGGGGCCCGGACTCGCCGTGGTCGCCGCTCGGGTCGGCACCACCCGGCTGATCGACAACATCGAGTTGGTCTTTCCCGGACCTGAGCGGCCCTGA